One stretch of Natronoarchaeum philippinense DNA includes these proteins:
- a CDS encoding MogA/MoaB family molybdenum cofactor biosynthesis protein, with protein sequence MVDFQQRDTRRDLRSDDDDESASNDADDAASSSGDEDVESPESEEGERGDADSPETRDADVPAAPDPDDLGAAVLTISSERSLSDDPPGDAAVEELEAVGTEIVTRELVEAKYDNVQAAIDRLADRSDVHVVVTVGATGITPDDVAIEAAEPLFDKELDGFGELLRLLAYDEVATRVVATRATAGIVTTVPVFCLPGVESIARLGVDRIVAEEAAHLVELAHDGDPDKHPR encoded by the coding sequence ATGGTCGACTTCCAGCAGCGCGACACCCGACGGGATCTGCGGTCCGACGACGATGACGAATCGGCGTCGAACGACGCCGACGACGCGGCATCGAGCAGTGGCGATGAAGACGTCGAGTCGCCCGAATCAGAAGAAGGCGAGCGCGGCGACGCCGACAGTCCGGAGACCCGCGATGCCGACGTGCCGGCCGCCCCCGACCCGGACGATCTCGGCGCGGCCGTCCTGACGATATCCTCGGAGCGGTCGCTCTCGGACGACCCGCCGGGCGACGCCGCCGTCGAGGAGCTAGAGGCGGTCGGGACCGAGATCGTCACGCGCGAGCTGGTCGAGGCAAAGTACGACAACGTCCAAGCGGCGATCGACCGACTGGCCGACCGCTCGGATGTCCACGTCGTCGTCACCGTAGGCGCCACCGGCATCACGCCCGACGACGTGGCGATCGAGGCGGCCGAGCCGCTGTTCGACAAGGAGCTCGACGGGTTCGGCGAACTGCTTCGCCTGCTGGCCTACGACGAGGTCGCCACGCGAGTCGTCGCCACGCGCGCGACCGCCGGCATCGTCACGACCGTCCCGGTGTTCTGTCTGCCGGGCGTCGAGTCCATCGCGCGCCTCGGCGTCGACCGCATCGTCGCCGAGGAGGCCGCGCATCTCGTCGAACTAGCTCACGACGGCGATCCCGACAAGCATCCCAGATAG
- a CDS encoding zinc-binding dehydrogenase yields the protein MDAVKFTGHGGTDVIEYGEFPDPEIGADDVLVDVKAGALNHLDVWTRKGLPGVDLEMPHIPGSDGAGVVEAVGEHVSRFEPGDRVALASGRYCGECEYCRHGEESQCVNYHIIGEHVRGVHSELAAIPEENLVSVPEGVDWATAAAAPLVFQTAWRMLMTRADIEPGETVLVLGASGGVGHAAVQIADYAGATVYATGGSDEKCAYAEEIGAEAAINYEKDDFAAEIRDLTGKRGVDVVVDHVGADTWTDSLASLAKGGRLVTCGATTGHAPETNINRIFWNQLSVLGSTMATPGEIDDALERVWDGTFEVRIREELAMSETVRAHELLENREGFGKVVVRPDSEL from the coding sequence ATGGACGCAGTCAAATTCACCGGCCACGGCGGCACCGATGTCATCGAGTACGGCGAGTTCCCCGACCCCGAAATCGGCGCCGACGACGTGCTCGTCGACGTGAAAGCCGGCGCGCTCAACCACCTCGACGTCTGGACGCGCAAGGGCCTCCCCGGCGTCGATCTGGAGATGCCCCATATCCCGGGCAGCGACGGCGCCGGCGTCGTCGAGGCGGTCGGCGAGCACGTCTCACGATTCGAACCGGGCGACCGCGTCGCACTGGCGTCGGGCCGGTACTGCGGCGAGTGCGAGTACTGCCGCCACGGCGAGGAATCTCAGTGCGTGAACTACCACATCATCGGCGAGCACGTCCGCGGCGTCCACTCCGAACTCGCGGCGATTCCCGAGGAGAACCTCGTCAGCGTTCCCGAGGGCGTCGACTGGGCGACGGCGGCGGCCGCGCCGCTGGTCTTCCAGACCGCGTGGCGCATGCTGATGACTCGCGCTGACATCGAGCCCGGCGAGACGGTGCTCGTACTGGGCGCCAGCGGCGGCGTCGGTCACGCCGCGGTCCAGATCGCCGACTACGCCGGCGCGACGGTGTACGCGACGGGTGGCTCCGACGAGAAGTGCGCGTACGCCGAGGAGATCGGCGCCGAAGCGGCGATCAACTACGAAAAAGACGACTTCGCCGCCGAAATCCGCGATCTCACCGGCAAGCGCGGGGTCGACGTCGTCGTCGACCACGTCGGCGCCGACACGTGGACCGACTCGCTTGCGAGCCTCGCCAAGGGTGGACGGCTGGTCACCTGCGGCGCGACGACCGGTCACGCGCCAGAGACGAACATCAACCGGATCTTCTGGAACCAGCTCAGCGTGCTCGGCTCGACGATGGCGACGCCGGGCGAGATCGACGACGCACTCGAACGGGTTTGGGACGGCACCTTCGAGGTCCGGATCCGCGAGGAGTTGGCGATGAGCGAGACGGTCCGCGCCCACGAACTGCTGGAGAACCGTGAGGGCTTTGGCAAGGTAGTCGTAAGACCCGATAGTGAGCTCTGA